The Setaria viridis chromosome 2, Setaria_viridis_v4.0, whole genome shotgun sequence DNA window cgcccgaccctgggcgcgggggtcggactcgccggGTGCACAAGATgaatatccgcctcgggcgcggactggaggatcaggacgccgatctcgtgggtccccctgtcaacctcgccataaatgcgccgcggccctgtcaagccaaaagggagcggcaTCCCCAACGCAACCGGTCACGAATACCCGCgcacggccgtgcggcgcgagccGCAGCGGCCACGGCTCCCTCTGATttgccgcagggtactcatgacccgcgccgaacggcacaggaaggcgcatcgcttgctctcgcgccccgcgctcccAATGACggggatgcgacgtccgggtcttacggtaatcgggagggcaacagaatcggacctcctccccgacgggcacgggtgccgaggctgaggctcatcatcatgctcgacAGCGACGgtgaccagggagatcatcgacaagatcggaaaggaatcgccctccctcgtgggacgcgctgacaggggccagaggccggagcaagagcggcggccttgggaccctccccttgtattatttttctacttagcttatcccttctacttcttctcctgacgcctggctcaactgtaaccccgagctctatcttgcgctataaaaggagaaccgggggtcctgagacaggggacGCGGGCTctcaagaaaacagtacacactcacactcccttagagcacgaGCATACTCAAGAGATCTGGGATCAATTCCCTCTCTTCCCCATCTGTAACCCccactacagaaccccgcgtgggtaacacgagcagcctcgatactggacgtagggccttcttttgcccgaaccagtctaaccccgtgtctcctacgccaccatccgaagccttacgcgcataaaagaaatttactagtctagagtcttgatccgcaaatcttgacaacgataaaaagaaaaataaaaagtgaTACATGCAAATGGATCGTGAACTTCAGGGCCGGCGTGCACATCCACTGGCATATCTACCAATCATACGCTTCTTGCTATCCTGAAGGTTGAAGGTAAGCAAATCATAGAGATGAATCGTCCACGTATACTTCTATTTTATAATCCGCAAAATTCTTCCTACCCACGTGAGTACTTGAGCGACACCAGGAATTTTATCGCATATGCGATACATATGTTTCCGCCCCATCGGCCGGTCACCATCGCGCGGCGCCCTTTTCGCAGACTCCCCGGCACCTGTCGCCCCTGCGTCCACCCCAGCGCCCCACGTCTCCGCCCATCACCCCCGTCGGCTCCACCCCCACCAAGTCCCGACGCGGCACCAATTTTCAAAGCGAGCGCGGCCCCCACACCTTGCGTGGCACCACGCCCGCGCTCCCGTCCACCCCTCCCGCTCGCGGCACGTCAGCCACGGCTTCCTGGTGCGCCGAGCAGAGCCGGTCGACACGACGCTGCTGCTGTAAACGTCGCCGCTGACCCGCGACcccgagcgagcgagagagggagagagatctCACGGCAGCGGCACCCACCCACCACCCCCGCTTGCCTCGTTCACCCCGAAACCGACACCCCCAACCCAAACCGGAGAGGCGCGGCGCGGTCTGTCCTCCCCTTCCCACGGTTTTCACAGAGCCGCGCTCCGCGATCGCGACGGCCGACGGGCCACTGCCGATGGCTTGCCCATGCTAGCTACCCGCTGCGCGCGGAAGCAAACGTGTCAACGAATGCCAGCGGGGCACGTCCGGGGGCGGAATGAAATGAAACGACACGAAACGAAATCGTGCCGAAAGTGCGTGCGTGCGTTCCTCGGCGGGGCCCCGCATGCAAAGTACTCGCCCGAGGTGCCGAATCGCCCCGGCAATCCAAAAGCGGCCGCGCAAACGCGTCGTGTCTCCCCGGGCGCCGAGTCAAACGGGACACGAGTCCTCGCGCCATCaggaggcggggcggcggccaaTCCCCGCCCGGCACGCAGCCACCGCCTTTCGATTCGCGACGATCGCATCGAACGGGTGGGGGGGGTTTAACAAAAACacacccgctgccgccgcgcggaGGGACACATGTCGCGCTGCGTGGCGCACCGGATCGCGGTGCCGATCCGGTGCGCCGGGTCGTCGCGTCAAGCAGCGCCCGCGTGGCCCaatcgccggccgccaccgcgcgcCAGCGGTTGGGTTCGTTCGGTCCGGTCCGGTGTGTGATTAGATTACACCATGAGGTGCGCGTTAATAATGCGGGTGGTGTGCGTGCTTATGACCAACCCGGCGTGACAGCGTCACGTGTCGCGCCCGGGCTGAACAGCGGCGGGTGGACGTGTCGGGCGCGGCGAGCCCGTGCGGGGGGACGTGGACGGCCCAGATGCGGTGGGCGCCACCCCAGCTGTCGGGCCCCGCCTCAGGGGCCGCGCGCCCCGCCACGCGCCCCCCCTCCCGCGCCGGCCGGGGGGCTTTAAGATGGGCGCACGGCACCGGGGGACCCTCTCTCAACTCTCTCGCCGGTCGTGTATTGTGTATTCTTTCTTCTCGGAACTCGCTGCTGGTGGGTAAGGCCGGGGAAGCTTCGAGGTTGGGTGGGGTGCTGCTGGTTGATGTCGATGGCGCAGGTGTGCTGCGACTCGGCGgccgcagcggtggcggcggcggtggctgggccggaggcggaggcccgGGCGAGGGCGCGCGCCGAGAGGAGGCGTCGGGCAGGGGAGGCCGGGAGGTGGAagcacgccgccgcggcggcggcggtggcgcctggGTCGGCCGAGGCCGTCGCGGCCACGAGGAAGCGCCGCGTCGACGCGGGGGAGCTGCTCGTGGCGCGGAAGCACGGGGCGGCCTCGGTGGCCGGCCGCAGGAGGGAGATGGAGGACGCCGTGTCCGTGCGCGAGGCGTTCGTCGCGCCCTCCGCTGCTGTGGACGAGGGGCGCCCCGCCGTCGGGAGCGGGAGGTGCGATTTCTACGGGGTGTTCGACGGCCACGGCTGCTCCCACGTCGCCGAGGCGTGCCGGGACCGGATGCACGACCTGCTCGCCGAGGAGCTGtccaccggcggcgacggggcggcgcTGCCGCGGGAGCCCGCGGCCTGGACCGCGGCGATGGAGCGGTGCTTCGCGCGGATGGACGCCGAGGTGGCCTCCGCCGGCGGTCGCGCCGCGGCGACCGCCAGCGCCAGCTGCCGCTGCGACGCGCACAAGCGCGACCACGTGGGCTCCACGGCCGTGGTGGCCGTCGTGGAGGAGCGCCGGGTGGTGGTCGCCCACTGCGGCGACTCCCGCGCGgtgctctgccgcggcggcggcggcgcggcgccggtgcCGCTGTCCTCGGACCACAAGCCCGACCGGCCCGACGAGCAGGAGCGGATCGAGTCCGCGGGCGGGCGCGTCATCTTCTGGGAGGGCGCGCGGGTGCTGGGCGTGCTGGCCATGTCCCGCGCCATCGGGGACGGGTACCTCAAGCCGTACGTGTCGTCGGTGCCCGAGGTGACGGTGACGGACCTCGTCGAGGACGACGAGTGCCTCATCCTGGCCAGCGACGGGCTGTGGGACGTGGTGAGCAACGAGGCCGCCTGCGAGGTGGCGCGCGCCTGCCTCCGCAGGGGCAGGGAGAAGTGGTGCGCTGAGGCCGCCGCGCTGCTCACCAAGCTGGCCCTCGCCAGGCGCAGCGCCGACAACgtctccgtcgtcgtcgtcgacctcCGCCGGAAGAACCACTAGCGCTCGCTCGCTCACGCTCCGTGGTAGTAGTACAGTGGGATGATGCACAAAAAAGACGGGGGGATGTAGTTGTAGCTAGTAATTGTACtaatagttttttctttttttggaatCATTTTTTGGCTGTATTTCTCCCTGAATCAAAGTTCAGAGGAGCGCTTAGATTAATTATTATTATGGTGTAACCGGAATTCGATCCGGATACCATTTCGGATGAAAAGGGTGTTCAAACCATCTAAGGCTGAGATGGTCAGACAAGAAGAATTCGATGCGGATCCAATCTTGGAATGATGCTAATCTTGTCTCAAAAAACAACAGATcatctgaaaagaaaaaagagcaaCGGGGGACAGCACGTCGTTCTGAACAAATCGAACACACCTGTGGAATTCCTGTGCCTCTGATGAGAAACAGGTCGTGCAACCATTTTACTCAATCGGATCGGATTTGAAAAGAATGATTTGTAATCTCCGGACAATCTGGCTTGATTTCCTGATTGAAATCATACACGCATCATACACGCATGTGTCCACCAGCCCAGGATTTTTTCAGGTTTGGTGGAGATTGAGCACGCTAATGCTGAAAATTGGGCGCTGAAAAGGTGACGGTAATCAGTCGGACAAGGAAGAGCCGATTTTTCTCTCACTCCTAACAAAACTACAAGCGCACGCCCCTCGGAGATTTTTCTCGAACTAAAAATTTGCATAGGTGCACGCACATGTTAATCCCATCCTCCTCCTAATGCGTCAACGTTTGCGAGCGTGAACGCTCGTCAGAAAGTTCCGCTGGAACTCAGCAGGAAAGAGAGGCGGACGGAGGGACAGCGCGCAGGGCAGGGCACCAGACCTGGAGCGTGGAAGGACAGGACAGCGCGGCTGACTGCTGGCGCGCTCCAGCTGTTGGGATGCTCGGCGAGGGAACCGGCGGGGCACGCGCGGCGAGCCGAGAGCTGTGGCGCCGCCCGGGCGACACGCATCTGCGCGTCCGGAAGGTTTGGGGTTCGGGGCGGATGGACGAACGGTGCCCGCGGCCTGCGCAAGCTGTAGTAGGATCGACGAGCCCGGCTGGGCTGATGTGATGTGATCGGCGGGCAGGTGGTCTCGGGAAACCCGCAGAATCAGCGATGCACGGGCAGGTCTCTCTCGTCTCGTCGTCGTGGAGCATATGTCCGGCTCCACCTTCATCTCGTGACTGCCGTTGCGTTCTCATGTGGGTGTGCGTGTGTTTGCAAGAGCTGCTGTTTTCTTCACCACCACAAAAGGGGTGTACATCCCGGGCAGCAGAGCAAATATGATGTTTCCATATAGAAAAAAACAAacataggaaaaaaaaactgcaaggcATTTTGGACAACATAACCAAAGAACAAGCGCAATACAAAAAGGTGCgtaaaaataaaagaagtgcaaaaatgagaaaaatcAATGTCTGAGCCCAGGTTCGAACTGGGGACCTTTAGTGTGTGAGACTAACGTGATAACCAACTACACCACCCAGACAAGACGTCCGTGCTTCTTATGTCATTTATAAGATTAGTTAAGAATTCTGTTAATTTCGTAGTCTGCTGTAGTTTCGCTTTCTTAGCAGAACTGCACAAGGACCTTTCGCGAGGCAAAAACCCATTCACATTCATGTGAGAACCTTATATACTTTTCTGGGCAATACCGTTTCCAGGTTAGTACCTGCTCCTTCACtcttttttaattttgcagGTACGCCTAGACTTATTGCAAAAATGTAGTATGCGCTCTCTAATTTGGGCCGGACCTGCTGTTAAGCAAGGCATATGGACCGGGCCAACTAGGCTATGTAGTATGTGTGCGAGAGCATCATGAGAGAAGACTAGAGGCCCGGCCCGGGTTCTTTCACACGAGACTGGAAGGCCGTTTGGGTTGATGTCAAGCAATGATGTTGTGTCGTGGAGCGCAGCAAGGCAACCCCCAGGCCCCAGCATCGCCATGCCACTCCGTCCATGAATCAATCCCTGCTGCTGCACGCCTACTCTCGGAGACAGGCAGGCGGAGGGCATTTCGGATGTGCGTCCCTCCGGACGAGAAGAATTCCTAGTGCAGAATTCCACGGTTCCCTAGCTAGTTGGGTTGAAACGAAAAGGAAAGAGAAGATACTCACTCTTACTACTGCATCATCAATCATCAGGACGGAGCCTGACTTTCTGTCTTTCTGAATGTCATGCCGCCCATCAGTGCTTGCTCGACAAACAGTAAATTTTCCAATATGCTTTTCAGTGGCGCCATCAGCAGCAAAATTTCTACAGTCAAGCTCAGTCACGTCAGCAGCTGGATTTGTCAAATCTTAGGATTTTACACCAAATGACGAGTTTAAAAATTAGTGCACAGCCAGTTGCGGTATGCCAGTATTCGCATGGaagataaagaaataaaaagcaTGCATCATGGTTACGCATGGCAAGTTCACATTTTTGGAGGGGAGGGGCCATGACAAAAGAGCAGCAAAAGGCATTGCCATGGTTTTGTACATGCAATAGACTACATAAGAATGAACCAAGACGGCGTAGCGTGTGTGCCATGGCAATAGCTCCGAGCCTCTATTGGTAAGATATTAGCAACAATCTCAGACGGGAACTTACAAGATGCATCAAGCATGTATCACGTGCCAAATTCAACTCGCGACACAAACATTCAGGTAGTGGGTAAGGGTTGTTGCCCAATTTCCTGATTTTCTCTAAATTTCGAATTTGAGGATCAGGGCACCATAAGTATGCCAACATTATTGTGTCGGATGGTTATTCTTTGGATTTTCCACAACAACATATTTTTTGTTtccaaactactccctccgttccaaattactattggttttggcttttctaggtacctAGCTTTTGCTACAtctacatacatacatctagaTCCATATTAATTTGGAAAAGCTAGATATGTAGCAAAAGCTAGgtatctaaaaaagccaaaacgaatagtaactTGGGACGCAGCGTGTTCGGCTGCAAGCCAGCTTATCAGTTGTACGCAGCTTATTCTCTCTCACAAAACACTATTGAATCATTAGCAAAAAATCACAACCGAACGCCAGGTAAGCTTAAATTATCAGTGTTGCATGGAAGATAAACAAAcaaaggcatgcatgcatgatgaccACCTTGACAAAGCAGGCAATGGCTTCGTGCGTTCACATCTGGAGTGGGCCATGTCAAAAGGCTAGAAAAAAGGAAACGGCAATGCATCCCTCTTTGAGTCCTCAAACCAAGCAGCAAGTGCTCCAACTATTGCTTTTCTTCTCACTTACATTTACTCCTATAATATTTCACAGCATAAGTTACCTTTCTTTTGTTGCTTTTCCATTGTTTCGATTGTGTTGGTTTTGGCCATCATGGTTGGCAATCACAGGATTCCGCCGGCACTTGCGTTTCATTGGCTGCTGAAGGTCTGAGAAGTCCAAGATTGCAGCTCCTAGAACCCTAGTGGGGTAGAGGTGCCTTTCGTCAAGAAGAGATTCATGGAGCCCACAAGCATGCTATTCTCCAATTTCAATCATGGATCCATTCCCGGgggggaaggggggggggggggggggggggggggggggggtccatgAGTGACATCTCAATGGGCTCCATGCAGATCATGCACTTCCATTCTAATGTTCATTGCAGAGAGTGCAGTTCTTACTCCTGCCTGAAGTTTACACAGAACATCAGTTGATTGTCTAACGAACAGGCACAGTTGAGTTATTTTTGACCTTTTCAGTAATATCTGCAGTTGAGCAGTTCAGTGCAATTTTTTTAGATCCATCTGTACTATTCCACTAGTGCAGATCATGAGTGGAGTATATTATCAATTAAAGTGTGCGCTTGCATTGGACTATTTCCTCCTCTAGGTTACACATTTGTGCATGGTTACCGAAAGGGTGATAACTGATAACAACacaaaggaagaaaataaaaggaggcGTAGAATGTGCAAccacaaaaataaaattaagaaaGTAGTAACATAGAAGAAGCTAAAGCTAAAGTGCTAGGCACTGAGCACGCAATCATCCTGTCAATTCATGCAATGAGAAGCCGCAAAGGTCAATTCGTTTGTCTAGGCACACTGGTCCTATTGTCCTACAAAGAACTCATGGACAGTTGGGCTCCTCATGTCTTCAGAACTACAGGCCTGTATTTCAATCAAGTTCTTGCCACTGAAAGAAAATGTGCTGTCCATGCAACTTTCTGTTTGTAGGATGATAAAAGTACCACGTGTTATTGCCAGACGAACAAGAACAGAAGAGTTgggtttttttagattcatatatATAGTTGGTAACATGGTGAAAAATAAATTGCCATGCATAACTGAAGCTTCTGGCTATTACGCTGCCAATCAGACATGTGCAGGTTCTAGTAGTTCTGTCATTCCACATTATAACAGTGTCAGTGGCACGGCCAAATGATTTCGAGCTGCAAAAGGAGACGGAAAATCCGCAACATCTGAATCCACACAGCCACGGGGCATGGCAAAAGGGTAGGTACTGTGCAGCCTTTGTTCTTCCTGTTTCTACTGCAGCCGCCATGAAAGCTGGACACTGTCACAAAAGAAGCAATGGGACCAACAGTCTTACTCCAATCCAATCAGTGAATTACCAAAAATAAATTCCAATCACTGTCACAAGTGTTCGTTAAAATATGCTGCATATTTTAAGAAAAAACGTCTGAGGCAATCATTGGTTAGTACCTGACGTACTGTAGCATGTTTAGATGGGAGTTAAAATGGTGAAAATTGTTCACATTTTTCATAAATTCCATGGAAATTGAACTATTTTGTTCAAAACTCGCCAATTGTTGCATCAGCATAAAGGTATCATGTTTTCTATAGTCAGGTTGTGATCCATGCAAGTTTTAGTTCATTAAACACCAGCATTTCCACAAGATGTTCCAAAGTATCTTACCAGTTCTGGGTGGAAAGGTTTGGAAAGCTAAGCGCCTAAGCACAAAAAGATGAAAGTAGACCACCACAATAGCACT harbors:
- the LOC117842828 gene encoding probable protein phosphatase 2C 68 is translated as MSMAQVCCDSAAAAVAAAVAGPEAEARARARAERRRRAGEAGRWKHAAAAAAVAPGSAEAVAATRKRRVDAGELLVARKHGAASVAGRRREMEDAVSVREAFVAPSAAVDEGRPAVGSGRCDFYGVFDGHGCSHVAEACRDRMHDLLAEELSTGGDGAALPREPAAWTAAMERCFARMDAEVASAGGRAAATASASCRCDAHKRDHVGSTAVVAVVEERRVVVAHCGDSRAVLCRGGGGAAPVPLSSDHKPDRPDEQERIESAGGRVIFWEGARVLGVLAMSRAIGDGYLKPYVSSVPEVTVTDLVEDDECLILASDGLWDVVSNEAACEVARACLRRGREKWCAEAAALLTKLALARRSADNVSVVVVDLRRKNH